The genomic region TCAAAAATTTCACTATCCGTTTGTTCTAAAAAATACGCCATTATTCTTTACTCTCAATATTAAAATCGTTTTTAACAGGACGCATCGCTGGGAATAAAATCACATCTTTAATGCTTTTAGCTCCAGTGAGTAGCATCACTAATCGGTCAATGCCTATGCCTTGCCCTGCAGTGGGGGGCATTCCATGGGCTAGGGCCCACACGTAATCTTCATCCATGTATTGGGCTTCTTCATCGCCTTTTTCTTTTTCAGCCACTTGATTTTTAAAGCGTTCTAATTGATCTAAAGGGTCGTTCAACTCGCTAAAGCCATTAGCGATTTCTTTCCCTGCAATGAACAATTCAAACCTGTCAGCAATATTAGGGTTACTATCGTTGCGTCTGGCTAAGGGACTAATTTCAATAGGGTATTGGGTTACAAAAGTGGGGTTAATGAGTTGGTGCTCTACAAAATGATCAAACGCTTCAGCGAGCAATTTGCCATGAGTGAGATTGGGCTCTACTTTGATGCCTTGCTCTAACAAATAAGCCAAAAGCCTGTCTTCTTTTTCCAAAATATCCTTACTAATGCCCCCTATTGTCTCTAAAGCGTCCAAATAGGAAATCACGCTCGTTTGGTTGAAATCCACTTCCATATCGTTATAAATGATTTTTGAATCTAAATTTAAAGTCTTTAGCAAGTAGTCAAACAATCTCTTACTGAGTTCAATCAAATCTTCATAAGTGTGATACGCCCAATAAAATTCAATCATCGTGAATTCGGGGTTATGGCTGTGATCCATGCCCTCATTCCTGAAATTACGATTGATTTCAAACACCGCTTCAAACCCCCCTACAATCAAGCGTTTGAGGTATAATTCTGGGGCGATTCTCAAATACCTCTCCACCTCCAAAGCGTTATGGTAAGTGATAAAAGGCCTTGCGTTCGCCCCGCCAGGAATGGGGTGCATCATGGGGGTTTCCACTTCTAAAAACCCTTCCATTTCAAAAAATTTCCGCACGCTAGAGACAATCAAACTGCGTTTTTTAAACACATCTTTAACGCCAGGATTGACGATCAAATCCAAGTAGCGCTGGCGGTAACGCAATTCTATATCGCTTAATCCATGAAACTTTTCAGGTAAAGGCACAATGGTTTTGCTTAAAATATGAAATTCTAGGGCATGAACGCTCAATTCACCGGTTTTGGTAGCAAAAGGGAAGCCTTTCACCAACACAATATCGCCCACTTCTAAATGCTTTTTCAAGCTTTTAAACTCATCGTTCAATTCATTTTGCGAAACATAAGCTTGTAAAATCGCGCTTTCATCTTCAATTTTAATAAAACATGCCTTACCCATTAAACGCAAGAGCTTGACCCTCCCTACAACGCTCTCGCATTTTTCTTTGTCTTTAGGCTCTTCTAAATCCTTAACATAAGCGTATTTTTCTAAAAAAGCGGCGTTGGTGAGGCTTCGTTTCAAGCCATTTTGATAAGGGTTTTTCCCTTCTTCTCTCAAGCTATTGGCTTTATGGATGCGTTGTTGGATGTATTGGTTAGAAAACATGTGATGCCTTTATAGGGGTTCTTTATTAGATGGGGTGGGGTTTGGTGGGGTTTGGTTAGCTTTTGGATCTAGCATGTTTTTAGGCAAGTCTTTAGCCTTTTCTTTTAAAGATTCCACGCCATTATCCATCGCTTTATTAAAAGACTCTTTATTTTTATTGAAAGATTCTTTATTTTTGACTTCATCGCTCATTTCTTCAAGATTGTCTTTAAGGTTTTGCTCCACATGTTTGACGCCATCAAGGCGCATGATCTTACTGGCGACGCTTTTCATGGTAGAAAAAAAAGCACTTTTTTCTTGCAAGTAGGCGTTAGCGTCTTTCATCACTTCCATTTTAGAGAGTGCATAGAGAATGAAAGAAAGCACTAAAAAAGTCTTCAAGCATGAAAAAATAAACCCTAACGCTTTGTCTATAATGCCTAACCCGCTAAAGACTAACACCTTGCCTAGCAACACTCCAAAAGCTAAAAAAAACACCCAAATAGACGCTA from Helicobacter pylori harbors:
- the lysS gene encoding lysine--tRNA ligase, coding for MFSNQYIQQRIHKANSLREEGKNPYQNGLKRSLTNAAFLEKYAYVKDLEEPKDKEKCESVVGRVKLLRLMGKACFIKIEDESAILQAYVSQNELNDEFKSLKKHLEVGDIVLVKGFPFATKTGELSVHALEFHILSKTIVPLPEKFHGLSDIELRYRQRYLDLIVNPGVKDVFKKRSLIVSSVRKFFEMEGFLEVETPMMHPIPGGANARPFITYHNALEVERYLRIAPELYLKRLIVGGFEAVFEINRNFRNEGMDHSHNPEFTMIEFYWAYHTYEDLIELSKRLFDYLLKTLNLDSKIIYNDMEVDFNQTSVISYLDALETIGGISKDILEKEDRLLAYLLEQGIKVEPNLTHGKLLAEAFDHFVEHQLINPTFVTQYPIEISPLARRNDSNPNIADRFELFIAGKEIANGFSELNDPLDQLERFKNQVAEKEKGDEEAQYMDEDYVWALAHGMPPTAGQGIGIDRLVMLLTGAKSIKDVILFPAMRPVKNDFNIESKE
- a CDS encoding CvpA family protein, whose product is MNYIDLALLVVVVAFGIRGFYHGFVSEVAGTLGIVLGVYLASRYSVAVGNLFSEHLYDLRNETMTNLIGFLLVLASIWVFFLAFGVLLGKVLVFSGLGIIDKALGFIFSCLKTFLVLSFILYALSKMEVMKDANAYLQEKSAFFSTMKSVASKIMRLDGVKHVEQNLKDNLEEMSDEVKNKESFNKNKESFNKAMDNGVESLKEKAKDLPKNMLDPKANQTPPNPTPSNKEPL